The DNA window CAAAAGAGACACTTTGCAGGTTGTGTAGCAGTTCCACACCCTCGATGACCACTCCAACATCCTCTGGCTTGTCCACTGCATCAGCACCATTTTTGCGAATCACATAAAGCCCCATGGTGGTCTGTGCGATCCCTCTCTCAGCTTCCTCATGATTGGCATTCTAATGGTGAAAAACATAGTCCATTTTGAAATTgaaaacattacaagttaattaCTGAAAGCTCACAGTCAAATGCCATTACTAACCAAGTACTCTTTAATGAGAGTGTCGCTGTCTTCATTGAGGTAGACACACAGACCTCTAAGGATATAGTCTCTCTTGAGGTCAATGTCCTCACTCTGCAAAAGAAGGCATAATATTACAAGTCTCCACTTCTCAAAACATTTTCCAGGACATTGCCCTCTTATTTTCACCCCTGTAGTTACTTTATTGACACTTCACTAAAGACACAGCATGTTGATGCACAAGGTATCCTTCTGTTTGAGCTATCAGATTTGCGAAATCTGCAGCAGAAATTGGTATTACGCAGTCATACCAATGGAAGCATTGCAACAAAAGACATAGTGAAAAGACATGCAACTAAAAAAAATGATTAGTTTCAGTTGTCAGCAATGTCAGAAGCCTGTTAAAGTGTTACatagaaaaaaagattttactTGGGCTAAATAATGCAACAGTTTAATGCACCTGCCTTAGCTGTCGGAGCCATGAGTAATCTGATCTTCCTTCCAGCAGCTCCACCTCTGTTGCTGAAGACCTTAAGTAAGTTAGCTGTATATTTATCAAGTTGTGCCAGGAACTTGGCTTGAAGT is part of the Epinephelus lanceolatus isolate andai-2023 chromosome 5, ASM4190304v1, whole genome shotgun sequence genome and encodes:
- the LOC144463594 gene encoding uncharacterized protein LOC144463594, whose protein sequence is MQKTFSYRRQEVVQDAPVISEFVNRWPALFTVREINEEFMRITTLPLQAKFLAQLDKYTANLLKVFSNRGGAAGRKIRLLMAPTAKSEDIDLKRDYILRGLCVYLNEDSDTLIKEYLNANHEEAERGIAQTTMGLYVIRKNGADAVDKPEDVGVVIEGVELLHNLQSVSFGWAMLFGLIYTLNLCYPQELKFTFEFFQKVLMNMDSKKLSPKVQTLKIRMLQ